One Bacteroidota bacterium genomic window carries:
- a CDS encoding (2Fe-2S) ferredoxin domain-containing protein, translating into MKKPDYLILLCNSYRVAGDAQGACNKKGATSLLQYVSEEAADRGLDVAVSTTACLNVCAQGPVMVIQPSNFWYGGVNSEEAIDEILDALENGEAAEKYIIAN; encoded by the coding sequence ATGAAAAAGCCAGACTATTTGATTTTGCTGTGCAACTCATACCGGGTTGCCGGAGATGCACAAGGTGCCTGCAACAAGAAAGGCGCTACAAGTTTACTTCAGTATGTTTCGGAAGAGGCCGCTGACCGTGGTTTAGATGTGGCTGTATCCACAACGGCCTGCCTCAATGTATGCGCCCAGGGACCTGTGATGGTAATTCAACCAAGTAATTTTTGGTATGGTGGAGTGAACAGCGAAGAGGCTATCGATGAAATTCTCGATGCTCTCGAAAACGGTGAAGCGGCTGAAAAATATATTATCGCCAATTAA
- a CDS encoding pyruvate carboxyltransferase, producing MDAYLIDSTLRDGEQAPGVVFNIIEKLKVASLLDQLGVHELEAGSPAIGKEEQKAIAAVASAGFSFKTSCWCRANLPELKVASRLGTDAVNISLPVSDIQIAAIGKNRDWVIAELKRVLNFAMQHFNFVTIGAQDASRAEFIFLEEYIHQAVNWGAHRLRITDTVGILDPLATRALFERLVGQFCQTEFEFHGHNDFGMATANAITALQSGARCVSATVNGLGERAGNSVLEEIVAYLSTVKGQQGFNTRMVQNLSRYVAQISRRRNSESKPITGEKTFWHESGIHTAAMAENPGAYQAINPLEYGAGCTRFVFGKHSGKKGLMHYFSSQGMSVNEEEALLMLQKIKSLAQGSKTFLSEAQLLEMYAHIGFSDQYNER from the coding sequence ATGGATGCATACCTTATCGATTCCACATTGCGCGATGGTGAACAAGCCCCTGGGGTTGTGTTCAACATCATCGAAAAATTGAAAGTGGCTTCTTTGCTCGATCAGCTGGGAGTGCATGAGTTAGAAGCGGGCAGTCCGGCTATAGGTAAAGAGGAACAAAAAGCGATTGCTGCCGTTGCATCGGCAGGTTTCAGCTTTAAAACATCGTGCTGGTGTAGGGCAAACCTTCCGGAATTAAAAGTGGCCTCCAGGCTTGGCACCGATGCAGTGAATATTTCCCTTCCTGTAAGCGATATCCAGATTGCCGCCATTGGCAAAAACCGCGATTGGGTTATTGCCGAGCTTAAAAGGGTGCTGAATTTTGCCATGCAACATTTTAATTTTGTTACTATAGGTGCTCAGGATGCTTCGAGGGCAGAGTTTATTTTTTTAGAGGAATACATTCATCAGGCTGTTAATTGGGGGGCTCACCGGCTGCGTATTACCGATACGGTGGGCATTCTCGATCCGCTTGCTACCCGGGCACTTTTTGAAAGACTTGTCGGACAGTTTTGTCAAACTGAATTCGAATTTCATGGTCACAACGATTTTGGCATGGCCACGGCCAATGCCATTACTGCGCTGCAATCGGGTGCCAGGTGCGTAAGCGCTACAGTAAACGGCCTGGGTGAGCGGGCTGGTAACTCGGTGCTGGAAGAAATTGTGGCCTATCTTAGCACGGTCAAAGGTCAGCAAGGTTTTAATACGCGTATGGTGCAGAATCTAAGCAGGTATGTGGCACAAATATCAAGGCGTCGCAACTCAGAAAGCAAGCCCATTACCGGCGAAAAAACTTTCTGGCACGAATCGGGCATACATACTGCAGCTATGGCCGAAAACCCCGGAGCCTACCAGGCAATTAATCCTCTGGAATATGGCGCGGGGTGCACCCGGTTTGTATTCGGAAAGCACTCCGGGAAAAAAGGGCTTATGCACTACTTTTCTTCACAAGGTATGTCTGTAAACGAAGAGGAAGCATTGCTTATGCTGCAAAAAATTAAAAGCCTGGCACAAGGATCTAAAACCTTTCTTAGCGAGGCACAACTACTCGAAATGTATGCGCATATTGGTTTTTCTGATCAATACAATGAAAGATGA
- a CDS encoding SRPBCC family protein: MKALKIIGIVLLVLLAIVLIPPAFVDGNYAVEREVTIEQPVEVAFDYFKLLKNQEDYSVWSKMDPAMEKSYSGTDGTVGAVYYWSGNKDVGKGEQEIIAVKDGERIDYVLRFMEPFESTDFAYITTESKSDSVCVVKWGFTGKMTYPMKGMLLFMDMENMLGQQLGEGLENAKKVLESI; encoded by the coding sequence ATGAAAGCATTAAAAATTATAGGCATAGTGCTTCTGGTGCTGCTTGCCATTGTTTTGATTCCACCTGCGTTTGTAGATGGCAATTATGCTGTAGAACGTGAGGTTACCATAGAACAGCCAGTTGAGGTGGCATTTGATTATTTCAAACTATTAAAAAACCAGGAAGATTACAGCGTGTGGTCGAAAATGGACCCCGCCATGGAGAAAAGCTACTCAGGCACCGATGGAACTGTTGGTGCGGTCTACTATTGGTCGGGAAATAAAGATGTGGGAAAAGGCGAACAGGAGATAATTGCTGTGAAAGATGGCGAACGTATTGATTACGTGCTACGTTTTATGGAGCCATTCGAATCTACCGACTTTGCCTACATTACCACCGAAAGTAAAAGCGACAGTGTATGTGTGGTAAAATGGGGATTTACGGGCAAAATGACTTACCCCATGAAAGGCATGCTGCTGTTTATGGATATGGAAAATATGCTGGGCCAGCAACTGGGAGAAGGTCTTGAAAATGCTAAAAAAGTACTCGAATCGATTTAA
- a CDS encoding glycosyl hydrolase 53 family protein has product MKKSILLISLLLINLAGLQAQYQPIYIESFQLGTDLSLVKAILDNNGVYKYENAPGDVFSIFKEGGYNYVRLRLFHTPNMDESYGTVNSLEYTLALAAQVKASGFKLLLDFHYSDTWADPGNQEIPAAWNGLTFNTLQDSLYQYTKRVLNIFAAAGLRPDMVQTGNEINNGMLWPHGQAWINGKPNYISLASLLKSASKGVRESSGGNTIPIMIHAATGGSKNDSRNFYDSLLKYDLEFDVIGLSFYPCWHGTLVDLEENIQFLNQQYSQSIMVVETSYQAEGTPPDYCVLSEEELPFPFTQQGQTDYLQAIYNLLQPYDNVKGLYYWGGEYIWAGDIGGSWSSLFHWQGNAYQAITALKGFMPTSVNEPFNQKHIQLSVIDQSVYVNLNPTINGQVIAELFNLSGVLLQQEKMGRGHYLLEIPNVPKGLYVMRFTFQQGFTESHLLAVP; this is encoded by the coding sequence ATGAAAAAATCTATATTGCTTATTTCATTACTCCTCATCAATTTAGCAGGCCTGCAGGCACAATACCAACCAATATACATCGAATCCTTTCAGCTGGGAACAGATTTGTCGCTGGTAAAGGCTATACTGGACAACAATGGCGTTTACAAATATGAGAATGCACCAGGCGATGTATTTTCTATTTTCAAAGAGGGTGGTTACAATTATGTGCGGTTGAGACTCTTTCATACACCCAACATGGATGAATCATACGGAACAGTCAACAGCCTGGAATATACCCTTGCACTGGCTGCACAGGTAAAAGCATCAGGTTTTAAACTTTTGCTCGATTTTCATTACAGCGATACCTGGGCCGATCCGGGAAACCAGGAAATACCTGCTGCCTGGAATGGACTAACCTTCAACACACTGCAAGATAGTCTGTATCAATATACCAAAAGGGTGCTGAATATCTTTGCTGCTGCGGGTTTAAGGCCCGACATGGTGCAAACAGGCAATGAAATTAACAACGGAATGTTATGGCCACATGGACAGGCATGGATCAATGGGAAACCAAACTACATTTCCCTAGCAAGCCTTTTAAAATCTGCATCAAAAGGCGTAAGGGAATCCTCGGGAGGTAATACAATTCCGATTATGATTCATGCAGCCACCGGAGGATCGAAGAACGATTCAAGAAATTTCTACGACAGCCTGCTCAAGTACGACCTTGAATTCGATGTCATTGGCCTTAGCTTTTATCCATGCTGGCATGGCACGCTGGTTGACCTTGAAGAAAATATCCAATTTCTGAATCAGCAATACAGTCAATCGATTATGGTAGTAGAAACCAGTTACCAGGCTGAAGGTACACCGCCTGACTATTGTGTGCTTTCAGAAGAAGAACTTCCATTTCCCTTTACCCAGCAGGGGCAAACAGATTATTTGCAGGCGATTTACAATTTACTTCAACCCTATGATAATGTAAAAGGCTTATACTATTGGGGAGGCGAATACATCTGGGCAGGAGACATCGGAGGATCGTGGTCGTCACTTTTTCATTGGCAGGGAAATGCCTATCAGGCCATTACTGCGTTAAAAGGTTTTATGCCTACTTCTGTAAACGAGCCATTTAACCAAAAGCATATTCAATTAAGTGTGATTGATCAAAGTGTCTATGTCAACCTAAACCCGACTATCAATGGGCAGGTGATAGCTGAATTATTTAACCTATCCGGCGTACTTTTGCAGCAGGAAAAAATGGGTAGAGGCCATTATTTACTGGAGATACCTAATGTGCCGAAAGGCTTGTATGTGATGCGGTTTACTTTTCAGCAGGGATTTACAGAGTCCCATCTGCTGGCTGTGCCCTGA
- a CDS encoding alpha/beta hydrolase, giving the protein MTRWIKRIVLIGLILSIGYSLIGEYFFRKATETKSLQKTSRLDIEIAAERIDTSWYNHQKKERFTISSEFGYKLQAILLYASDSSQKTIVVHHGLGADKYIMHKLAPMYLNMGFNVLLFDSRAHGESGGESYSYGYYEKFDLDRVLTYVNKRFANGIIGVHGESMGAATCLLHAGMKDKQAEADFYISDCGYSDLKTLFRHRLKEDFKLPNLFIIEAASMATKLHEGYWFSQVSPIENLDQVSTPILFIHGTQDDYVPTFMARQMFQKKAGTKDLYLSEESVHATSFGDHPVEYQKAVEDFLLSIAYIW; this is encoded by the coding sequence ATGACTAGATGGATTAAACGTATTGTCCTAATTGGTTTGATCTTAAGTATTGGGTATTCATTAATCGGAGAATATTTTTTCAGAAAAGCCACCGAAACCAAATCGCTCCAAAAAACCAGCCGGCTTGACATAGAAATAGCTGCAGAAAGAATTGATACCAGCTGGTACAATCATCAGAAAAAAGAAAGGTTTACCATCTCTTCAGAATTTGGATATAAGCTTCAGGCTATACTCTTATATGCTTCCGATTCGAGCCAGAAAACCATTGTGGTGCACCACGGACTCGGAGCCGACAAGTACATCATGCACAAATTGGCTCCGATGTACCTGAATATGGGTTTTAATGTTCTTCTGTTCGACAGCAGGGCACACGGAGAAAGTGGCGGCGAAAGCTATAGTTATGGCTATTATGAAAAATTTGACCTCGACCGTGTATTGACCTATGTAAATAAGCGTTTTGCAAATGGCATTATTGGCGTGCATGGCGAGTCGATGGGGGCTGCTACCTGCCTATTGCATGCAGGAATGAAAGATAAACAGGCAGAGGCAGATTTCTACATTTCCGACTGCGGCTATTCCGACCTGAAGACCTTGTTTCGGCATCGACTAAAAGAGGATTTTAAATTACCCAACCTTTTTATTATTGAGGCAGCCAGCATGGCCACCAAATTGCACGAAGGATATTGGTTTTCGCAAGTAAGCCCGATCGAAAACCTGGATCAAGTCTCCACTCCAATCCTGTTTATTCATGGTACACAAGACGATTATGTCCCTACCTTTATGGCTCGCCAAATGTTTCAGAAAAAGGCAGGCACAAAAGACCTTTATCTTTCAGAAGAATCGGTGCATGCCACCTCTTTTGGCGATCATCCTGTAGAATATCAGAAAGCAGTGGAAGATTTTCTCCTATCCATTGCCTATATTTGGTAA
- a CDS encoding TonB-dependent receptor, whose protein sequence is MFLKSLQHQQAQNIEKSSLPKIRWFFVLFLLVFSCFQVYSQLFVVTDAESNEPLELVTVTSTQPRATTLTNAKGQANIAAFKGAEIIEIRVIGYHTQIRSYQQLQESSFKVQLTPSLVSIDEVVVSASRWNQKTSELPQKISSISTRSVIIHNPQTAADMLALSGKVFIQKSQQGGGSPMIRGFATSRLLYSVDGVRMNTAIFRSGNIQNVISLDPFAMENTEVLFGPGSVIYGSDAIGGVMSFQTLTPQFSLEEKTHVKGNITARYATANQEKTGHFDINLGGKKWAGLTSISSNSFDHLRMGSYGPEEYLRPFYVERQDSMDVVKQNSDNRIQNPTGYTQFNLMQKISYKPSDQWQFHYGFHYSQTSDYGRYDRHIRYKNGQPRYGEWNYGPQIWMMNNLNAIHHANRGIYDQLSVHLAQQFFEESRISRNINDPLREIRTEKVDALSANFDFTKSAGGQHRIIYGAESIYNKVRSTGVDEDIEEGTSEEGPSRYPQSTWESYALYLTDQYKINSKVTLHFGIRYTHYLLNAKFDTSFYSFPFTEAHLNKGSLSGSFGVVYRPNKNWVLNTNASTAFRAPNVDDMGKVFDSEQGTVTVPNPSLEAEYAYNLDAGIARIINDWLKIDLTIYGTYLNNAMVRRDYTLNGQDSIMYSGVMSQVQAIQNAAFAIVYGLQAGLEVKLPAGFGISSDFNLQKGEEELDNGETSPTRHAPPWFGNTKLTFVAGRFNVKLYATYSGEKTFAEMPEEEIGKPEIYAIDPEGNPWSPGWYTLNLKMRYQLNNLVTLSAGVENITDQRYKPYSSGIAASGLNFIGAVRANF, encoded by the coding sequence ATGTTTCTGAAAAGCCTTCAGCACCAACAAGCCCAAAATATTGAAAAGTCGAGCCTGCCAAAGATCCGTTGGTTTTTTGTGCTATTTCTGCTTGTATTTTCCTGTTTTCAAGTTTATTCACAACTATTTGTGGTTACAGATGCCGAAAGTAACGAGCCCCTCGAATTGGTAACGGTTACCAGTACACAACCACGGGCCACAACCCTTACCAATGCCAAGGGACAGGCAAATATCGCTGCCTTTAAGGGTGCTGAAATTATCGAAATACGTGTGATTGGATACCATACCCAAATACGCAGTTACCAGCAATTGCAGGAATCTTCGTTTAAGGTGCAGTTAACTCCCTCGCTGGTGAGCATTGACGAAGTGGTGGTGTCGGCCTCACGGTGGAACCAGAAAACCTCGGAGTTGCCTCAAAAAATAAGCTCTATCTCAACCCGTTCGGTAATCATACACAATCCACAAACTGCTGCAGACATGCTTGCGCTTTCAGGGAAAGTATTTATTCAGAAGAGCCAGCAGGGAGGCGGTAGCCCCATGATAAGGGGTTTTGCTACCAGCAGACTGTTGTATTCGGTAGATGGGGTACGCATGAATACCGCCATTTTTCGAAGTGGAAATATCCAGAATGTAATCTCGCTCGACCCTTTTGCTATGGAAAATACCGAAGTGCTTTTCGGTCCGGGATCGGTCATTTACGGCAGCGATGCCATTGGCGGAGTTATGAGCTTTCAGACCCTGACACCCCAATTCTCGTTGGAAGAAAAAACGCATGTAAAAGGCAACATTACAGCCCGGTATGCTACGGCCAACCAGGAAAAAACCGGTCACTTCGACATCAATTTAGGAGGAAAAAAATGGGCAGGACTTACCAGCATAAGTAGCAATTCTTTCGACCACCTGCGTATGGGTAGCTATGGCCCTGAAGAATACCTAAGGCCATTTTATGTAGAAAGACAAGACAGCATGGATGTGGTAAAGCAAAATTCCGACAACCGGATCCAGAATCCAACAGGCTATACCCAATTTAACCTGATGCAGAAGATTTCTTACAAGCCTTCGGATCAATGGCAGTTTCACTATGGGTTTCATTATTCGCAAACCTCGGATTATGGCCGCTACGACAGACATATACGTTACAAAAACGGCCAACCACGCTATGGAGAATGGAACTACGGTCCACAGATCTGGATGATGAACAACCTGAACGCTATACACCACGCCAACCGGGGCATTTACGACCAGTTATCGGTGCACCTGGCTCAGCAGTTTTTCGAAGAAAGCCGCATAAGCCGGAATATAAACGATCCTCTACGCGAAATACGCACCGAAAAAGTCGATGCTCTTTCGGCCAACTTCGATTTTACCAAATCCGCAGGCGGGCAACACCGGATTATATACGGAGCAGAATCCATTTACAACAAAGTGCGCTCAACAGGTGTGGATGAAGATATAGAGGAAGGTACTTCTGAAGAAGGCCCCTCACGCTACCCTCAATCGACCTGGGAGTCGTATGCCCTCTACCTGACAGATCAATACAAAATAAACAGCAAAGTTACCTTACACTTTGGAATCCGTTATACGCATTATCTTTTGAATGCCAAGTTTGATACCAGCTTTTATTCCTTTCCTTTTACAGAAGCCCATTTGAACAAAGGTTCGCTTAGTGGCAGTTTCGGAGTAGTTTACAGACCCAATAAAAACTGGGTATTAAATACGAATGCTTCTACCGCCTTCCGAGCCCCGAATGTAGACGACATGGGAAAAGTTTTTGATTCTGAGCAGGGTACCGTTACAGTTCCAAATCCATCTTTAGAGGCTGAATATGCCTATAACTTAGATGCAGGAATTGCCAGGATTATCAATGACTGGTTAAAAATTGACCTTACAATCTATGGCACATACTTGAACAATGCCATGGTAAGGCGCGATTATACCCTCAATGGTCAGGACAGTATAATGTATAGTGGCGTGATGAGTCAGGTACAGGCCATTCAAAATGCAGCTTTCGCCATTGTTTATGGACTTCAGGCCGGACTCGAAGTTAAACTACCGGCAGGATTTGGTATCTCATCTGATTTCAATTTGCAGAAAGGCGAAGAAGAACTTGACAACGGTGAAACCAGCCCCACGAGGCATGCTCCTCCCTGGTTCGGAAATACAAAACTCACCTTCGTGGCTGGCCGTTTTAATGTAAAGCTTTATGCTACTTACAGCGGAGAAAAAACCTTTGCCGAAATGCCCGAGGAAGAAATAGGAAAGCCTGAGATCTATGCCATTGACCCTGAAGGAAATCCCTGGTCGCCCGGTTGGTATACCCTCAACCTTAAAATGCGCTACCAGTTGAACAATTTGGTTACCCTCTCGGCCGGGGTCGAAAACATTACCGACCAGCGCTATAAACCCTATAGCTCGGGCATTGCTGCATCAGGATTAAACTTTATAGGGGCAGTAAGAGCCAATTTTTAA
- a CDS encoding AAA family ATPase, with protein MPRKEIQEEITRLLNLLRREKEEDLKHYLRKMSSNSLTERRKEGVCWYPVRIEKTSYSQAEYPILRLSRNPSHGESHSFQPGKPVQLFSAQAQQDDEEAQVKGVVNMAGDHEMVVTLHANEIPDWAYDGKLGIQLLFDETSYREMEAGLKNLLTTTDKRIESLKQILLGEQEAYFSNESAAKVKELNESQNQALQLVLTACDVAIIHGPPGTGKTTTLVQAIRQTLQKETQVLVCAPSNAAVDLLCEKLLQENISVVRVGNPARITDQIMNSTLDAQITLHPQYKQLKTLRRQAEEYKNLGHKYKRTFGPEEREQRKLLLAEARQFKAEAEMLSGYIKNDIIEKTRVVACTLVGSTSAALKGKYFGTVFIDEAAQALEPACWLPILKSQRVIFAGDHCQLPPTIKSLSAAKEGLEVTLFEKAIERNKADTMLTEQYRMHESIMRFSGRHFYNDKLVANRQVANWLIFPDDQPLEFIDTAGCGFAEQTNPETKSAFNPEEMDLLFRHLSGYLTDLAHLRIAPHIYGVGIISPYKAQVNLMQESFSEQVNLSPELCKQISINTIDSFQGQERDVIYISLVRSNEKSEIGFLADIRRMNVAMTRARKKLVIVGDSATIGNHPFYSQLIDYVNETGAYKSAFEYLYP; from the coding sequence ATGCCACGAAAAGAGATTCAGGAAGAAATTACCCGTTTGCTCAACCTGCTGCGTCGCGAAAAAGAAGAGGACCTGAAGCATTACCTGCGAAAGATGAGCAGCAACTCCCTCACAGAACGCCGCAAGGAAGGGGTATGCTGGTACCCGGTGCGTATTGAAAAAACCAGTTATAGCCAGGCGGAATATCCAATCTTACGCCTGTCGAGAAATCCAAGTCATGGCGAGTCGCATTCGTTTCAGCCCGGAAAGCCGGTGCAGTTATTTTCGGCCCAGGCACAACAAGACGACGAGGAAGCCCAGGTGAAAGGGGTGGTTAACATGGCTGGCGATCATGAAATGGTAGTTACCCTGCACGCCAATGAGATTCCTGATTGGGCTTACGATGGAAAATTGGGCATTCAGCTGCTCTTCGACGAAACCAGCTATCGCGAAATGGAAGCAGGGCTGAAGAATCTGCTTACCACCACCGACAAGCGTATCGAAAGCCTTAAACAGATATTGCTTGGTGAACAAGAGGCTTACTTTTCAAACGAATCGGCCGCAAAAGTAAAAGAGTTGAACGAAAGCCAAAACCAGGCCCTTCAATTGGTACTCACTGCCTGCGATGTAGCCATAATCCATGGTCCGCCCGGCACCGGTAAAACAACCACACTGGTGCAAGCTATCCGTCAAACTCTTCAAAAAGAAACCCAAGTGCTGGTTTGCGCCCCCAGCAATGCAGCGGTGGATTTGCTGTGCGAAAAACTTCTTCAGGAAAATATATCTGTCGTGCGTGTAGGAAACCCCGCCCGCATCACCGACCAGATTATGAACTCCACGCTCGATGCCCAGATTACGCTTCATCCGCAATACAAGCAACTAAAAACACTGCGTCGCCAGGCTGAGGAATACAAAAACCTGGGCCACAAATACAAACGAACCTTCGGACCCGAAGAACGTGAACAAAGAAAATTGTTGTTGGCCGAGGCCAGACAGTTTAAAGCCGAAGCCGAAATGCTTTCGGGCTATATAAAAAATGATATTATCGAAAAAACAAGGGTGGTGGCCTGTACCCTTGTTGGCTCCACCAGTGCGGCATTGAAAGGAAAATATTTCGGTACGGTATTCATCGATGAAGCTGCCCAGGCCCTCGAACCTGCCTGCTGGTTGCCTATTCTAAAATCGCAGAGGGTAATCTTTGCCGGCGACCATTGTCAACTGCCTCCCACCATTAAATCGCTTTCGGCGGCCAAAGAAGGATTAGAAGTGACACTTTTCGAAAAAGCCATTGAGCGCAACAAGGCAGATACCATGCTCACCGAACAATACCGCATGCACGAAAGCATCATGCGCTTTTCCGGAAGGCACTTTTACAACGATAAGCTGGTGGCAAACAGGCAGGTTGCCAATTGGCTGATATTTCCCGACGACCAACCGCTGGAATTTATCGATACGGCCGGCTGTGGCTTTGCTGAACAAACAAACCCGGAAACTAAAAGTGCTTTCAACCCCGAAGAAATGGATCTGCTTTTTAGGCACCTATCGGGCTACCTTACCGATCTGGCACATCTGAGAATAGCCCCTCACATATATGGTGTCGGAATTATTTCTCCCTATAAAGCCCAGGTAAACCTGATGCAGGAAAGTTTTTCTGAACAGGTGAACCTGAGTCCGGAGCTGTGCAAACAAATCAGCATCAATACCATCGACTCGTTTCAGGGACAGGAGCGCGATGTCATCTACATCAGCCTGGTGCGTTCGAACGAAAAGAGCGAAATTGGGTTTCTGGCCGACATCAGGCGCATGAATGTAGCCATGACCCGTGCCCGGAAAAAGCTGGTAATTGTAGGCGACAGTGCTACCATCGGCAATCACCCTTTTTACAGCCAGTTAATTGATTATGTGAACGAAACAGGTGCGTATAAAAGCGCCTTTGAATACCTTTATCCATAG
- a CDS encoding O-succinylhomoserine sulfhydrylase, which produces MKNYTHFETNAIRNQLSRSQKKEHSVPIFATSSFVFDSAEEARAVFADEIEGYYYSRIANPNSDEFAQKLCMLEGTEDGIATATGMSAIFLAIVANLRAGDHIVSSRSLFGSSHQIITQLLPRWGITHTYVDYDDPEGWEEAIMPNTRLLFIETPSNPGLDLLDMDYLGKLAHENQCLFVVDNCFATPYLQNPAKYGCDLICHSATKYIDGQGRAMGGAVLGTKAAMEQVHLFARQTGPSLSPFNAWILSKSLETLAVRMDRHCSNALKLANHLSGKKGIKTVKYPFLPSHPQYELAKKQMRMGGGLVTFELEGGYERCIRFIDHIEMLSITPNLGDTRTTITHPASTTHSKLSTEEQESVGISKAMVRLSVGLEHIDDIVDDLEKALDKSK; this is translated from the coding sequence ATGAAAAATTACACCCACTTCGAAACCAACGCCATTCGCAACCAGCTTTCGCGCTCACAAAAGAAAGAACACAGTGTGCCTATCTTTGCCACCTCAAGTTTTGTGTTTGACAGTGCCGAAGAGGCCCGGGCTGTTTTTGCCGATGAAATTGAAGGTTATTATTATTCGCGCATTGCCAATCCGAACTCCGACGAGTTTGCACAGAAACTCTGTATGCTCGAAGGCACCGAAGATGGCATTGCTACAGCTACCGGAATGTCTGCAATTTTTTTAGCCATTGTAGCCAACCTACGCGCGGGCGATCACATTGTTTCGTCGCGCAGCCTGTTTGGTTCTTCGCACCAGATTATTACCCAATTGCTGCCCCGTTGGGGAATAACCCATACTTATGTCGATTATGATGACCCGGAAGGATGGGAAGAGGCCATTATGCCCAATACGCGCCTGCTATTTATCGAAACACCCTCGAACCCTGGCCTTGATTTGCTCGATATGGATTACCTTGGAAAGTTGGCTCACGAAAATCAATGTCTTTTTGTAGTGGACAATTGCTTTGCCACGCCCTACCTGCAAAATCCTGCCAAATACGGTTGCGACCTGATATGCCATTCGGCCACCAAGTACATCGATGGACAGGGTCGTGCCATGGGTGGTGCGGTGTTGGGTACCAAAGCAGCCATGGAACAAGTGCATCTTTTTGCCCGTCAGACAGGGCCCTCCCTTTCGCCCTTTAATGCCTGGATTTTATCGAAAAGCCTCGAGACATTGGCCGTGCGGATGGACAGGCATTGCAGCAATGCACTCAAGCTGGCAAATCATTTGTCGGGTAAAAAGGGAATAAAAACGGTAAAATATCCTTTTCTCCCCTCTCACCCACAATACGAACTTGCCAAAAAACAAATGCGCATGGGTGGCGGACTTGTTACTTTCGAATTAGAAGGGGGCTATGAACGCTGCATACGATTTATAGACCACATCGAAATGCTGTCGATAACCCCTAACCTGGGTGACACCCGCACCACCATCACACACCCAGCTTCCACCACCCACTCGAAATTGAGTACCGAAGAACAGGAAAGTGTGGGGATTTCGAAAGCCATGGTACGCTTGTCTGTTGGGCTTGAACACATCGACGATATTGTCGACGATCTGGAAAAAGCACTGGACAAATCGAAATAG
- a CDS encoding CBS domain-containing protein has product MYTVKDILETKGYECVTIDPEATVYEALKKMAGKNVGALPVVKDQKVMGIFSERDYARKLVLMGKTSHESLVKSLMTDRVFGVKPETTINECMKLMTDNRVRHLPVVDKDQKLVGIISIGDVVNKVIMAQNNTISQLEDYIIGKR; this is encoded by the coding sequence ATGTACACTGTAAAAGACATTCTCGAAACCAAAGGCTATGAATGTGTCACCATCGATCCGGAAGCGACCGTGTATGAGGCACTCAAGAAAATGGCCGGTAAAAATGTAGGCGCACTGCCGGTAGTGAAAGACCAAAAAGTGATGGGCATCTTTTCTGAACGCGATTATGCCCGCAAACTGGTACTCATGGGCAAAACTTCCCACGAATCGCTGGTAAAAAGCCTTATGACCGACCGGGTTTTTGGAGTGAAACCGGAAACCACCATCAACGAATGCATGAAGCTGATGACCGACAACCGTGTGCGCCATCTTCCTGTAGTCGATAAAGACCAGAAACTTGTGGGTATTATCTCCATTGGCGATGTGGTAAACAAAGTAATAATGGCACAAAACAATACCATTAGCCAGCTCGAAGATTACATCATCGGTAAAAGGTAA